The DNA window GAATGGGAATATATTGGGATTTTCCGTGCTGAATGTTAGCAAGGTGCGGAAAAAACCTCTTGAGGTTGCCCTTTAGTAATAGGATATCCCCATCTGCTTATGAGTGTTGAGGTAAGATGGAGAAAGTGGACACAAGCTGTCCTTATTGACACCGCGTTCTATTTCCGTCATTCCCGCGCAGGCGGGAATCTAAATTTTCAATTCATTACCGGATCCCCGTTTCCACGGAGATGACGAATTCCTTCAAGCTGTGTTTTCGCCTTAGTTTTTGTCCAGCTTCCATTTGACCCCGCCCCGGCTGGCGATGTAGAGGAAAACAAAGCTGTAGAGCGCGGCCAATTCGCCCTTGTTGATCGTCGGAAAGAAATCAGGTCCTATCTGGAACTTCCAGTGGTACTGGAAATAGGCCACGGCCATCTCTCCACTGCAAATGAACGCCACTATGCGCGTTTGGAACCCCAGCATTATTGCTATTCCTCCCAGGAGTTCGATGAGCCCGCCGAACCAGAGCTGGGACCCGACTGAAGGCTGGAACTCGGAAAGTATCCCAAGGATTTTCTGGAAGCCGTGGAACGAGAACATGAAACCCGCCACGATCCGCATCAAGGCGTAAGCGTAGTCCGCGTACTTTTCAAGCCATTTCATGAGTGTACCCTCCTATAAAGTTATGTTACAACTGCCACCAGTTGTGCTCGCTGTTCAGCCATGAACTGCTGGAGAAGGATATAGATGAAATCGCTATCTGAGATGTAATTTACAACAAATGAGTATGAGAATCCCCGGCTCTCCGCAAGCGAAACTAA is part of the Nitrospirota bacterium genome and encodes:
- a CDS encoding DoxX family protein; the encoded protein is MKWLEKYADYAYALMRIVAGFMFSFHGFQKILGILSEFQPSVGSQLWFGGLIELLGGIAIMLGFQTRIVAFICSGEMAVAYFQYHWKFQIGPDFFPTINKGELAALYSFVFLYIASRGGVKWKLDKN